One Pseudomonas syringae CC1557 genomic window, CCTCCTTACCAACCGGTAAATCCGGCACCCGCAGCGGCGCAGGCGGAATCCGCAGCCCCAGCCCATCACGAGATCGGTCCAGCAGAACCTGCGGTACCGAAAACCGCTCTGTCGCTGGAAAAAAACGCGAAGCCGACTGACGCTTCCGTGCCGCCTCCGACGCCTCCCGTCCACGATTCGTCATTGCCACCGCGAGCCCCATGAGCGCTGATATCCCGGAAAACGATCAGCAGATGCCGCTGATCTCGCACCTCACCGAGCTGCGTACACGTCTGTTGCGTTGTGTTGCGGCAGTGTTCCTGATTTTTGCCGGCCTGTTCTACTTCACGCAGAAGATCTACACGCTGGTGTCGGCACCGCTACGGGTCTATCTGCCGGAAGGCGCAACGATGATCGCCACGGACGTGGCGTCGCCGTTCATCACGCCATTCAAGCTGACCATGATGGTTGCGCTGTTCCTGTCCATGCCGGTGATCCTGCATCAGATCTGGGGCTTCATTGCGCCGGGCCTGTACAAGCATGAAAAGCGTGTGGCCATTCCGCTGCTGGTCTCCAGCATCATCCTGTTCTACGCGGGCATGGCGTTTGCCTACTTTCTGGTCTTCCCGATCATCTTCCACTTCTTCGCCAGCGTGACACCGGAAGGCGTGTCGATGATGACCGATATCGCCAGTTATCTGGACTTCGTGATGACGTTGTTCTTCGCCTTCGGCGTGGCCTTCGAAATTCCGGTGGCGGTGGTACTGCTGGTCTGGATCGGCATCGTCGACGTGAAGTACCTGAAGAAGATTCGCCCTTACGTGGTCATTGGCTGCTTTGTGATCGGCATGATTCTGACCCCGCCGGACATCTTCTCGCAAACCCTGCTGGCCGTACCGATGTGGCTGCTGTTCGAACTGGGCATCCTGTGCAGCTCGATGATCAAGAAGCGCGGCGAGCACCCGGACGACCAGGTGGAAGACACTGACAAGCCGGATCAGCCACCCGCGACCACACCGTGAACCTGCTGTTGCTCGAAGAGGCCGACTTCATTGCGGCCGACCGGGTGATCCTGCGTGACCGGCGCCTCAAGCACATGCAAGAGGTGCATCGCGCCGAGGTTGGTGACAGTTTGCGGGTCGGCCGAATCAACGGCCTGCTGGGCAGTGCCGAACTGCTGCGCCTTGAAGCTCATGAAGCCGAGCTGCGTGTTGTGCTGGATGTCGAACCGCCCGCAAAGCTGCCGCTGACCTTGCTGCTCGCGCTGCCGCGTCCCAAGATGCTGCGCCGGGTATTTCAGACCATCGCAACCATGGGCGTGCCCAGGGTGGTGTTGCTGAACAGCTATCGGGTTGAAAAAAGCTTCTGGCAGACGCCCTTTCTGGAGCCGGCGGCCATCCGCGAGCAGTTGATTCTCGGCCTGGAACAGGCACGCGACAGCGTGCTGCCCGAGATCATCACCGAAAAGCGCTTCAAACCGTTCGTGGAAGACCGCCTGCCGCAGCTGGCTGAAGATACGCTGGGACTGATCGGCCATCCTGGCGATTTCCCTGCCTGCCCGCGCGCCGTAACAGAGCCGGTTACCTTGGCTATCGGCCCTGAAGGCGGCTGGATTCCGTATGAAGTCGAGCTCTTGCGTCAGTCCGGGTTGCAACCGGTACAACTGGGTGAACGCATTCTGCGCGTCGAAACCGCGGTAACCGCTCTGCTCGCCCGTCTGTTCTAAGCTCTCCTGCATCGACTAAATAGCTTCAGTTAGATGAAGCGCGGCCGATGCAAGTGAAATTAATGAATAACAGACAAAGGAGCAGTCATGTCTCGTGGGTTATCTCGAAGTCTCGCAAATGCGAGTGTGAGCCTGAAATTGGCGGTCGGATTTGGCCTGGTGCTGTCGATGACCCTGATGATCTCGGCAACCGGCTGGTTCAGCAACAATGCGCTGATTGACCGCGGTGACCGCGTGACTGCCATTGCAGAAATCAACGAGCTGACACTGCAACTGCGCATCAACCGTATGCGCTATGAGGATCTGTATGACGCAGAGACCGCTGCTACGGTAAGAACCAACCTCGATCAACTCGACGCCGCTCTTCTGTTCGCCAAAGGCCTGCTGCGCTCTGCTGAAAACATCCAGCTTCTGGACCGTCAGATTCAGACGACGAACGAGTATCGCCGGTCGTTCAAAGACATGACCGACGCCATTGGCCTGCGCGAAACCAGCCGCACCCAGATGGGCGCCAATGCCGACAAGGCCGTGGATCAGGCAGACAAGGTCGAAGCCGAGTTGCTCAAGGCGGACAACATCCTCTCTTTCAACGGCATTGTTGGCGTCAGCAAGCTGATTCAACAGGCACGCTTCCAGGTTCGCGGTTACACCTACAGTGGCCGTCCCGATTTTGAAAAGAACGCCAATCAGGCCATTGATGAAGCGATCACTGGGATCAATACCCTGGCCGGTGACGTTTCTTCTGAATACCTGCCATTGCTGCAGCAAGCCGTTGTAGGTCTCAAGGGTTATCGTGAAGCCGTAGGGCAATACCGCGACGCTCAGGCGGCCAGCAAAGCCGCGTTGGACAAGATGACCGCGCTGGGCACTGACATGCTGGCTATCAGCAATGACATGATCGCCAGGCAAAACAAGAGCCGGGATATCGAAAGCGACAAGTCGGCGATGATGATCGCGGCTGCCACCGCTCTGGCCTTGGTGTTAAGCATTCTGGCCGCCTGGATCATCACCCGTCAGATCACCGTGCCACTCAATGAAACCCTTGAAGTGGTAGAGCGAGTCGCTTCGGGCGATCTGAGTCGCAACCTGCAGGTTGATCGCAAGGACGAGCTGGGCAAGTTGCAAAGCACCATCCAGCGCATGACTGTCAGCCTGCGTGAGCTGGTCGGCGGGATTCGCGATGGCGTGACGCAGATCGCCAGTGCCGCAGAAGAACTGTCAGCCGTGACCGAGCAGACCAGTGCCGGGGTCAACAGCCAGAAGGTAGAGACTGATCAGGTGGCCACCGCCATGCACGAAATGACGGCGACCGTTCAGGAAGTTGCGCGTAACGCCGAAGAGGCCTCCGAAGCCGCCGTAGCCGCCGATAAACAGGCCCGGGACGGCGAGCGAGTGGTTAACGAGGCGATAGCGCAAATCGAACGTCTTGCTGTAGCAGTGGGCGACTCCAGCGAAGCGATGGGTGCCCTGAAACAGGAAAGCAATCAGATCGGCAGCGTGCTGGACGTCATCAAGTCCGTCGCCCAACAGACCAACCTGCTGGCCCTGAACGCCGCCATCGAAGCCGCCCGGGCGGGAGAGGCCGGTCGCGGCTTTGCGGTGGTCGCCGACGAAGTGCGCAGCCTGGCGCAACGCACCCAGAAGTCCACCGAAGAGATTGAAGCCCTGATCGCCCGCCTGCAAAGCGGCACGCAGCAGGCGGCGACCGTCATGGACAGCAGCCGTGAGCTGAGTACCAGCAGCGTGGAACTGACGCGCCGCGCCGGTGGTTCGCTGGAAAGCATCACCAAAACCGTCTCGGCGATCCAGTCGATGAACCAGCAGATCGCAGCGGCCGCCGAGCAGCAGAGCGCGACTGCCGAAGAGATCAACCGCAGCATCATCAATGTGCGCGATATCTCGGAACAAACCTCGTCGGCCAGCGAAGAAACAGCCGCATCCAGTGTCGAGCTGGCGCGACTGGGCAACCATCTACAGGTATTGGTGAGTCGCTTCACCGTCTGATAAAACGCAGCAACTCCAGCGTTCCACCGGGGTGCGGGGGTGCTCATGCCCCTGAAAACGTGACGCCCGTCCCCCCTCCTTCCTACTCGGAAATCTCCTACAACCATCTCAGGTCGCGCAACACATTGCCCTGCCGATGCGCTCACAACGCATGTCCAGACGCGCTCGGGACCTGCTTATGTTGGCTTATTGCAGGAGGTTGCAATGTTTCGATTGATCAATCACACGCTTGAGAACATGAACGTCAGATTCAAGCTGTCACTGGGGTTCGGGCTGGTACTGCTGTTGACACTGGTCATCGCCCTGACAGGCTGGCACGGGCTGCACACCCTGATCGACCGCTCCGAATCGCTCTCGGAAATCGCTCAGCTCGACAGCCTGACCAAAGACCTGCGTGCCGAGCGGATTACTGATCGGGTGGAAAAAACCCCAGAGAGTGCAGCGCTGGTCACCGACAAGCTCGACGAGATGAAAGTGCGGCTCGACTCATTGGACAGGCTGAGCGAGGAGCAGACGACCATTGCACTGCTCAACGTGCAACGCCAGCTCGTCAATGACATGGAGAAGTCTTTTATTTCTATCCGCGCCAATCGACAGACCCGCGATCAGGTCCTCGGACTACTGAATCAGCGATCGGAACAGGCGCTTAAAGCCATTGTGCGGGTGGAAGCCGAGGCGCTGAAGGCTGTGAGCCATGAGCAGGACAGCAGCGAGCGAATGGATGAATTCACTAATATTTCCCAGCTCAGAGACCAGATTCAGACAGCCCGGTATCAGGTACAGGCCTACACCTATACCACCAGAGAAGCAGATGAAACTGCAGCTATAGCTGCTATCGACGAGGCGCTCAAGGAGGTTCAGCAAATTGCTCAGGATCGGAGTGAAGGCAAACTTGAGGGGCTGGTGGCGGCCACTGAGGCTCTTCAGGGTTATCGCAAGCAACTGGGTGAGTTCAAACAGGTCCAGTCCAAAGCCGAGGCTGATCAGGGAAGCTTGCGCGAGCTTGGTGAACAACTGCTGGAATCCGTCAGCACGCTGACCGACCTGCAGACCGGCCAGCGTGACAGCGAAGCTGACAACGCGAGTGCCATGCTGATCAGTATTGCCGGAATGGCCTTGCTGATCGGGCTGCTCGCGGCCTGGATCATGACGCGGCAGATTACTGTCCCGTTGCGCCAAAGCCTGATTGTTGCTGCGCGTATCGCTCAGGGCGATCTGAGTCAGGACCTGAACGTCACACGTCATGATGAGATGGGCCAACTGCAGCAAAGCATGCAGACCATGACCGTCAGCCTGCGCGAGTTGATCGGTGGTATTGGCGAGGGTGTTTCGCAAATCGCCAGCGCGGCCGAGCAACTGTCGGCAGTCACCGAGCAGACCTGCTCAGGGGTCAACAGTCAGAAAGACGAAACCGATCAGGTGGCCACGGCCATGAACGAGATGGCAGCGACCGTACTGCAAGTTGCCCGCAGTGCTCAGGATGCCTCGCAGGCGGCCGCTCAGGCTGACCAGCAGGCGCGCAATGGTGACGAGGTGGTGGGCCAGGCGATTGGCCAGATCGAGCAACTTGCCCGTGAGGTCGTCAGCTCGACCCAGGCCATGAACCAACTCAAACAGGAAAGCAGCAAGATTGTCGGTGTTCTCGACGTGATCAAGTCTGTTTCGCAGCAAACCAACCTGCTGGCACTGAATGCGGCCATCGAGGCGGCGCGTGCCGGAGAAGCCGGACGCGGGTTTGCCGTGGTCGCCGATGAAGTACGTGGCCTGGCACAACGAACCCAGAAGTCCACGGAGGAAATCGAAGACTTGATCGCTGCCTTACAGACCCGTACCCAGCAGGTTGCCAGCACGCTGGACAGCAGCCGCAGTCTGACGGACAACACGGTAGAACTCAGCCGCCGCGCCGGCAGCTCGCTGGAGCAGATCACCCGTACCGTGGCGACCATCCAGCACATGAACGAACAGATCGCCACCGCCAGTGAGGAACAGAGCATGGTCGCCGAACAGATCAACCGCAACGTCATCCGCGTGCGCGACATATCCGAACAGACCGCCGCAGCCAGCGCACAGACAGCCGCCTCAAGTGTTGAACTGGCGAGGCTCGGCGTCCATCTGCAGGGGCTGATGGGGAAATTTCGGATGAGTTGACAGGTACGTGCGCGAGGCGCAGATGGTTGACGCAGAGCGTCACGAAAAACATTCCTACGCTGCAGCGTGAGGCAAGAACACTATTGTGCCCATGATCGGCGTGGGGATGCAGTTCTGGACGCTCTGCGTCCGCTCTTGGCCATGTATGAAGACCCCATAAAAAGCCCCTGAAGCAATGTGCTTCAGGGGCTTCTTCGTCACCGGTCGGGTTTAAACCAACACCGGCTCCGAGGCTTTGTCGACAGGCTGCAACGGCAGCAATGGCGCGTGTGGATCAGCTTCGATAGAAGCTCTCCAGGCGGCCAGCCACTCTTCGTGACCTTCGCTCCAGACGCGCTCGTGCAAGCGGCCAAGAGCAACCGGGTCGCTCAACAACATCAGACGTTCCTGATTGTCGAGTTTCGCCGGACCCACCTTGAGCGCATGATCAACGCGTTCCATACGTACGACTTCGATCGGCTGAGCCTGGCGGTGACGCGAAGTTGCCAAGGCACATGCCAACGCATTCTGACGAGGATCGACCACCGCACGAATGAAGCCTTGTTTCAGGGCATGCCAACGGTTCTCGTGGGTGTACTGATCAGTGGAGACCAGCTCTTGCGGTGGCTCGAACTCTTCAGGAATCAGGAAGAATTTCTCGTCACGCGCCTTGAGGCCCAGACCGGTACGGCTGGAAATCACCGACACCGGAATCGACAGCATCAACGACACAACGATCGGTGCCAACCACCACAGGAAGCTCGGGTTCAGCCAGAACACCAGCAGTGCCCAGCACGCGCCCAGCAGGGTTTGCGGACCATGACGCTTGACCGCTTCAAGCCAGGGCGTGGAGTCGTCGTCGCGTTGCGGCGAGTTCCAGGTCGCGGCCCAGCCCAGGAAGGCAGCCAGTACGAAGCGGGTGTGGAACAGCATACGCACCGGAGCCAGCAGCACCGAGAACAGCATTTCCAGCAGCATCGACACGGTGACCTTGAACTTGCCGCCGAAGCCCTTCGCACCCTTCGCCCAGATCAGAATGACGCTGAGCAGTTTAGGCAGGAACAACAGCACGATGGTGGTCGAGAACAGCGCAACAGCGCGTTCCGGATGCCATTGTGGCCATAGCGGATACAACTGACGAGGTTCCAGGAAGTAGGTCGGCTCCATCAGCGTGTTCACCGCCAGCAGGGCTGTGGACAACACGAGGAAGAAGAACCACAACGGCGCTGACAGGTATGACATCACGCCGGTCAGGAACACTGCGCGGTGAACCGGGTGCATACCCTTGACCAGGAACAGCCGGAAGTTCATCAGGTTACCGTGGCACCAGCGACGGTCACGCTTGAGTTCGTCCAGCAGGTTCGGTGGCAGTTCTTCATAGCTGCCTGGCAGATCGTAGGCAATCCACACGCCCCAGCCGGCACGGCGCATCAGCGCAGCTTCAACGAAGTCGTGAGACAGAATTGCACCGGCGAACGCACCTTTACCAGGCAACGGCGCCAGGGCGCAGTGCTCGATGAACGGCTTCATGCGGATGATCGCGTTGTGACCCCAGTAGTGGGATTCACCCAACTGCCAGAAGTGCAGACCGGCAGTGAACAGCGGACCGTAGACGCGGGTGGCGAACTGCTGCATGCGGGCATACAGCGTGTCCATGCCCGACGCACGCGGCGCAGTCTGGATGATACCGGCGTCTGGTGTGGCTTCCATCAGACGAACCAGACTGGTCAGGCATTCACCGCTCATGACGCTGTCGGCATCCAGCACGACCATGTAGCGGTACTCGCTGCCCCAGCGACGGCAGAAGTCGTCGAGATTGCCGCTTTTACGTTTCACGCGACGGCGACGGCGGCGATAGAAAATCCGTCCGAAGCCTTTGGTCTCGCGGCACACGTCCAGCCAGGCCTGTTGCTCGGCAACGGCGATGTCGGTTTCGTTGGTGTCGCTGAGCACGAAGAAATCGAAACGGTCGAGGTCACCCGTGGCCGCTACCGATTCGAACGTAGCGCGCAGACCGGCGAAAACCCGCGGCACGTCTTCGTTACAGATCGGCATGACCAGCGCGGTACGTGCGCCCTTCTCGATCGGCTCATTGCCAGCGCTGGCACCGGAGATGCGATATTTATCACGCCCGGTGAGCAGCTCCAGAAAGCCCATCAGTGCCGTCCAGAAACCGGCCGACACCCAGCAGAACAGAATCCCGAACAGCAACAGGATACTGGTCTGCAAGGCATACGGCAGCACCTGCAAGGCCGTCTGCACAAAGGTCTGACGGGTGATTTCGTCCAGCGAAACCAGCGACCAGCCCTGATACGGCAGAATGCCTTTCATGTAAGAGCCAGCCACAATCGTCTGACCCAGCATCAGGATCAGCAGAATGTAACGACGGATCGAGCCGACCGTACGCCAGCGGGCCTTGGGCAAATCCCGAGGCAGATCGCTGTGATCCGGCTTGGGCGGGTTTTTCTTGCCGGTCAGGCGACGCCAGCCGCGCACCAGAATATTGGTGCGCCATGGCTCTGGCACCACCTTGGTCCGGTGAATCGGCGGCGTCGCTTTCAGACGCAGACGACCACTCGCATCGACGTCGAGCATCTCGGCGTCCTGCAACTCGTCTGCGGTTGACAGCAACAGGCGACGGCCCACCGAAGCCTGAGCGGCCTCGGCCGGATCGACGGCCGGCTGGGCCGAAAGGCGTTCATGCAGCTCGGCGAAGGTCTTGCAGCCGGCAAGTTCTGCCCGCTGCTCATCGCTCATCGGTAAATGCGCCAGGTACTCGTTCAGAGACACTGGCACCGGTAGAGAATTACTCATCGCTCGGCAACTGATAACTCCAGGTCTCGGTCATGACTTGCAACGTCTTGGCCGGCTCTGGATGGGTGGGTGCAGCTTCGGTTTCAGGCTGCTGAATCTCTTTACCGTCCTTGCCCTTGGCTACGTCGGCTTTGGCTGCATCAGCCTTGGCAACGTCACCTTTGGCAGCGTCGGCCTTGGATGCGTCAGCCTTGCCAGCTTCAGGTTTGGCGGTCTCGGACTTGGCGGCTTCAGGCTTCGGCGCATCGGCCTTGGCAATTTCTACCTGATCGTTGGCGGACTCTTTGGCAACTGCCGGCTTGGCAGCTTCCTTGGCGGCGGCTTTCTTCTCGTCAGCTTTATCAGCAACGAGCAGCGCAGGTTCCTTGCCCGGTTCGGCAGGAATTTCACGCAGCAGGTAAGCGCTCATCTCGGTCGGCTTGCCAGCATCCTTGACCTTGACGCGCAGGGTCAGGCGATAGCCTTTGGTGACAGGGTTGTAGCGCAGGTTGTTTTCGACCAGCTCGACGTTGTCGTCAGTGGTGACCTGGCTGCGGATGGTCTTGTCTTCCGGCAAGGCAGCCAGTACCGGGCCAACGAAGTCGACCAGGAAAGCGAGGCTGCCATCCGGCTGACGCACCAGGTTGGACTGACGCACGTCACCGATAGAGCGTTGAGTCTGCTTGACCCAACCCAGATCCGGCGAGTGAATCGAGTTTTCCTGCATGGTCCAGTGCAGACGGTAGTCGAAGCTCATCTGTTCGCCCGGCGCAGCCA contains:
- a CDS encoding 16S rRNA (uracil(1498)-N(3))-methyltransferase — protein: MNLLLLEEADFIAADRVILRDRRLKHMQEVHRAEVGDSLRVGRINGLLGSAELLRLEAHEAELRVVLDVEPPAKLPLTLLLALPRPKMLRRVFQTIATMGVPRVVLLNSYRVEKSFWQTPFLEPAAIREQLILGLEQARDSVLPEIITEKRFKPFVEDRLPQLAEDTLGLIGHPGDFPACPRAVTEPVTLAIGPEGGWIPYEVELLRQSGLQPVQLGERILRVETAVTALLARLF
- the mdoH gene encoding glucans biosynthesis glucosyltransferase MdoH; translation: MSNSLPVPVSLNEYLAHLPMSDEQRAELAGCKTFAELHERLSAQPAVDPAEAAQASVGRRLLLSTADELQDAEMLDVDASGRLRLKATPPIHRTKVVPEPWRTNILVRGWRRLTGKKNPPKPDHSDLPRDLPKARWRTVGSIRRYILLILMLGQTIVAGSYMKGILPYQGWSLVSLDEITRQTFVQTALQVLPYALQTSILLLFGILFCWVSAGFWTALMGFLELLTGRDKYRISGASAGNEPIEKGARTALVMPICNEDVPRVFAGLRATFESVAATGDLDRFDFFVLSDTNETDIAVAEQQAWLDVCRETKGFGRIFYRRRRRRVKRKSGNLDDFCRRWGSEYRYMVVLDADSVMSGECLTSLVRLMEATPDAGIIQTAPRASGMDTLYARMQQFATRVYGPLFTAGLHFWQLGESHYWGHNAIIRMKPFIEHCALAPLPGKGAFAGAILSHDFVEAALMRRAGWGVWIAYDLPGSYEELPPNLLDELKRDRRWCHGNLMNFRLFLVKGMHPVHRAVFLTGVMSYLSAPLWFFFLVLSTALLAVNTLMEPTYFLEPRQLYPLWPQWHPERAVALFSTTIVLLFLPKLLSVILIWAKGAKGFGGKFKVTVSMLLEMLFSVLLAPVRMLFHTRFVLAAFLGWAATWNSPQRDDDSTPWLEAVKRHGPQTLLGACWALLVFWLNPSFLWWLAPIVVSLMLSIPVSVISSRTGLGLKARDEKFFLIPEEFEPPQELVSTDQYTHENRWHALKQGFIRAVVDPRQNALACALATSRHRQAQPIEVVRMERVDHALKVGPAKLDNQERLMLLSDPVALGRLHERVWSEGHEEWLAAWRASIEADPHAPLLPLQPVDKASEPVLV
- the tatC gene encoding twin-arginine translocase subunit TatC, encoding MSADIPENDQQMPLISHLTELRTRLLRCVAAVFLIFAGLFYFTQKIYTLVSAPLRVYLPEGATMIATDVASPFITPFKLTMMVALFLSMPVILHQIWGFIAPGLYKHEKRVAIPLLVSSIILFYAGMAFAYFLVFPIIFHFFASVTPEGVSMMTDIASYLDFVMTLFFAFGVAFEIPVAVVLLVWIGIVDVKYLKKIRPYVVIGCFVIGMILTPPDIFSQTLLAVPMWLLFELGILCSSMIKKRGEHPDDQVEDTDKPDQPPATTP
- a CDS encoding methyl-accepting chemotaxis protein; translated protein: MTLMISATGWFSNNALIDRGDRVTAIAEINELTLQLRINRMRYEDLYDAETAATVRTNLDQLDAALLFAKGLLRSAENIQLLDRQIQTTNEYRRSFKDMTDAIGLRETSRTQMGANADKAVDQADKVEAELLKADNILSFNGIVGVSKLIQQARFQVRGYTYSGRPDFEKNANQAIDEAITGINTLAGDVSSEYLPLLQQAVVGLKGYREAVGQYRDAQAASKAALDKMTALGTDMLAISNDMIARQNKSRDIESDKSAMMIAAATALALVLSILAAWIITRQITVPLNETLEVVERVASGDLSRNLQVDRKDELGKLQSTIQRMTVSLRELVGGIRDGVTQIASAAEELSAVTEQTSAGVNSQKVETDQVATAMHEMTATVQEVARNAEEASEAAVAADKQARDGERVVNEAIAQIERLAVAVGDSSEAMGALKQESNQIGSVLDVIKSVAQQTNLLALNAAIEAARAGEAGRGFAVVADEVRSLAQRTQKSTEEIEALIARLQSGTQQAATVMDSSRELSTSSVELTRRAGGSLESITKTVSAIQSMNQQIAAAAEQQSATAEEINRSIINVRDISEQTSSASEETAASSVELARLGNHLQVLVSRFTV
- a CDS encoding methyl-accepting chemotaxis protein encodes the protein MNEMAATVLQVARSAQDASQAAAQADQQARNGDEVVGQAIGQIEQLAREVVSSTQAMNQLKQESSKIVGVLDVIKSVSQQTNLLALNAAIEAARAGEAGRGFAVVADEVRGLAQRTQKSTEEIEDLIAALQTRTQQVASTLDSSRSLTDNTVELSRRAGSSLEQITRTVATIQHMNEQIATASEEQSMVAEQINRNVIRVRDISEQTAAASAQTAASSVELARLGVHLQGLMGKFRMS